Proteins from one Enterobacter bugandensis genomic window:
- the sufS gene encoding cysteine desulfurase SufS: protein MSFPVEKVRADFPVLTREVNGLPLAYLDSAASAQKPNQVVDAEAEFYRHGYAAVHRGIHTLSAEATQRMENVRTQIAAFLNARLPEELVFVRGTTEGINLVANSWGNAQVRAGDNIIITQMEHHANIVPWQMLCERVGAQLRVVPLNDDGTLQLEQLDALLDDKTRLVAVTQVSNVLGTENPVTEIIAKAHQAGAKVLIDGAQAVMHHAVDVQALDCDFYVFSGHKLYGPTGIGVLYVKEDILQAMPPWEGGGSMIATVSLTEGTTYARAPWRFEAGTPNTGGIIGLGAAVSYVSAIGLDAIQEYEQLLMHYALQELASVPDLTLYGPADRQGVIAFNLGKHHAYDVGSFLDNYGVAVRTGHHCAMPLMAFYQVPAMCRASLVMYNTMEEVDRLVAGLKRIHQLLG, encoded by the coding sequence ATGAGTTTTCCCGTAGAGAAAGTGCGGGCCGATTTCCCGGTTCTGACCCGTGAAGTGAACGGCCTGCCGCTGGCCTATCTCGACAGCGCGGCCAGCGCGCAGAAGCCGAATCAGGTGGTGGATGCGGAAGCCGAGTTCTACCGCCACGGCTACGCCGCCGTGCATCGCGGTATTCATACCCTGAGCGCCGAGGCGACCCAGCGCATGGAAAACGTGCGCACGCAAATTGCAGCCTTCCTCAATGCACGCCTGCCGGAAGAGCTGGTATTTGTGCGCGGCACAACCGAGGGGATTAACCTTGTCGCCAACAGCTGGGGCAACGCCCAGGTGCGCGCGGGGGATAACATCATCATCACCCAGATGGAGCACCACGCCAATATTGTGCCGTGGCAGATGCTCTGCGAGCGTGTCGGCGCACAGCTGCGGGTCGTTCCGTTGAACGACGATGGCACGCTGCAGCTGGAGCAGCTTGACGCCCTGCTGGACGATAAAACGCGGCTGGTGGCGGTCACCCAGGTCTCTAACGTGCTGGGCACCGAAAACCCGGTGACAGAGATTATAGCAAAAGCCCATCAGGCCGGCGCGAAGGTGCTGATTGACGGCGCGCAGGCGGTAATGCACCACGCGGTGGACGTGCAGGCGCTGGACTGCGATTTCTACGTATTCTCCGGGCATAAGCTCTATGGCCCGACCGGGATTGGCGTGCTGTATGTGAAAGAGGACATCCTGCAGGCGATGCCGCCGTGGGAAGGGGGCGGATCGATGATCGCCACCGTCAGCCTGACGGAAGGGACGACCTACGCACGTGCGCCCTGGCGCTTCGAGGCGGGCACCCCCAACACCGGCGGGATTATCGGCCTGGGGGCGGCGGTGTCTTACGTCTCCGCAATCGGCCTCGACGCCATCCAGGAGTACGAACAGCTGCTGATGCACTACGCGCTGCAGGAGCTTGCCAGCGTGCCGGACCTTACCCTGTATGGCCCGGCTGACCGACAGGGCGTGATTGCCTTTAACCTGGGGAAACACCACGCCTATGACGTGGGCAGCTTCCTCGATAATTACGGCGTGGCCGTCCGTACCGGCCACCACTGCGCCATGCCGCTGATGGCTTTTTACCAGGTGCCGGCAATGTGCCGCGCATCGCTGGTGATGTATAACACAATGGAAGAGGTCGACAGGCTGGTGGCGGGGCTTAAGCGCATTCACCAGCTGCTGGGCTAA
- the sufE gene encoding cysteine desulfuration protein SufE, whose product MAELPDRDKLLRNFGRCANWEEKYLYIIELGQRLPPLGEEAHNPENIIQGCQSQVWIVMEQSDDGTIALHGDSDAAIVKGLIAVVFILYHRMSAQDIVAFDVRPWFEKMALTQHLTPSRSQGLEAMIRAIRAKAAILS is encoded by the coding sequence ATGGCAGAACTGCCGGACAGAGACAAATTGCTGCGCAACTTTGGGCGCTGTGCAAACTGGGAAGAGAAGTACCTTTATATCATCGAGCTGGGGCAGCGTCTGCCGCCGCTCGGAGAAGAGGCGCATAACCCGGAAAACATTATTCAGGGCTGCCAGAGCCAGGTGTGGATTGTGATGGAGCAGTCTGACGACGGCACTATCGCCCTGCACGGCGACAGCGATGCGGCCATTGTAAAAGGACTGATTGCGGTCGTCTTTATTCTTTACCACCGGATGTCGGCGCAGGATATCGTCGCGTTCGATGTCCGCCCGTGGTTTGAAAAAATGGCCCTGACCCAACACCTCACCCCGTCCCGCTCCCAGGGGCTGGAAGCGATGATTCGCGCCATTCGCGCCAAAGCTGCAATCCTTAGCTAG
- the ldtE gene encoding L,D-transpeptidase LdtE, with amino-acid sequence MKRASLITLLLLSSLGTFNSARAMDYPLPPAGSRLIGQNQTYTIQEGDNKLQTIARRFNTAAQVILETNNTIAPVNPAPGTVITIPSQMLLPDTPREGIVVNLAELRLYYFPPGENIVQVFPLGIGQLGLETPVSTTRVSQKIPNPTWTPTAGIRARSLAQGIKLPPVVPAGPNNPLGRYALRLGIGNGEYLIHGTSAPDSVGLRVSSGCMRMNAPDIKALFEQVRVGTRVQIINEPVKFSVEPDGKRYIEVHRPLAQVEGENPQISPITHSADFATFVSQAGSDKALIDKALARRAGIPVVVSAGSGPSASNSVLSVQNSRVSAAVAEEEGEKVTQ; translated from the coding sequence ATGAAGCGCGCGTCTCTAATAACTCTATTACTCCTCAGTTCGCTCGGTACGTTTAATTCGGCCCGCGCGATGGACTATCCGTTGCCGCCCGCAGGCAGCCGTCTGATTGGGCAAAATCAAACCTACACGATACAGGAAGGGGATAATAAGCTTCAGACTATCGCCCGTCGGTTTAATACGGCGGCGCAGGTGATCCTTGAAACGAACAATACCATTGCGCCAGTAAACCCGGCACCGGGTACCGTTATCACGATCCCGTCGCAGATGTTGCTGCCGGATACCCCGCGCGAAGGCATTGTGGTTAACCTGGCCGAGCTTCGGCTCTACTACTTCCCGCCGGGAGAAAATATTGTCCAGGTCTTCCCGCTCGGCATCGGACAGCTGGGGCTGGAAACGCCGGTGAGCACCACCCGCGTCAGCCAAAAAATCCCTAATCCAACCTGGACGCCAACGGCGGGCATCAGAGCGCGTTCCCTGGCCCAGGGAATTAAATTGCCACCCGTCGTCCCGGCAGGGCCAAATAACCCGCTGGGGCGCTATGCGCTGCGTCTGGGAATTGGTAATGGGGAATATCTTATTCACGGTACCAGCGCGCCGGACAGCGTAGGTCTGCGCGTCAGTTCCGGCTGTATGCGAATGAACGCCCCGGATATTAAAGCCCTGTTTGAACAGGTGCGGGTCGGCACGCGGGTACAGATCATCAACGAGCCGGTGAAATTCTCGGTTGAGCCGGACGGTAAGCGCTATATTGAGGTCCACCGTCCGCTGGCGCAGGTGGAGGGCGAGAACCCGCAGATTTCGCCCATTACCCACTCGGCAGACTTTGCCACCTTTGTTTCTCAGGCCGGAAGCGATAAGGCGTTAATTGATAAAGCCCTGGCGCGCCGTGCCGGGATCCCGGTTGTCGTATCCGCGGGTAGCGGCCCGTCGGCCAGCAATAGCGTGTTGTCAGTGCAGAACAGCCGGGTGTCTGCTGCGGTAGCAGAAGAGGAAGGGGAAAAGGTAACGCAGTAG
- the lpp gene encoding murein lipoprotein Lpp, whose translation MNRTKLVLGAVILGSTLLAGCSSNAKIDQLSSDVQTLNAKVDQLSNDVNAMRSDVQAAKDDAARANQRLDNQATKYRK comes from the coding sequence ATGAATCGTACTAAACTGGTACTGGGCGCGGTAATCCTGGGTTCTACTCTGCTGGCTGGTTGCTCCAGCAACGCTAAAATCGATCAGCTGTCTTCTGACGTTCAGACTCTGAACGCTAAAGTTGACCAGCTGAGCAACGACGTGAACGCAATGCGTTCCGACGTTCAGGCTGCTAAAGACGACGCAGCTCGCGCTAACCAGCGTCTGGACAACCAGGCTACTAAATACCGTAAGTAA
- the pykF gene encoding pyruvate kinase PykF, which produces MKKTKIVCTIGPKTESEEMLSKMLDAGMNVMRLNFSHGDYAEHGQRIQNLRNVMSKTGKKAAILLDTKGPEIRTIKLEGGNDVSLKAGQTFTFTTDKSVVGNSEIVAVTYEGFTSDLSVGNTVLVDDGLIGMEVTAIEGNKVICKVLNNGDLGENKGVNLPGVSIALPALAEKDKQDLIFGCEQGVDFVAASFIRKRSDVVEIREHLKAHGGEKIQIISKIENQEGLNNFDEILEASDGIMVARGDLGVEIPVEEVIFAQKMMIEKCVRARKVVITATQMLDSMIKNPRPTRAEAGDVANAILDGTDAVMLSGESAKGKYPLEAVGIMATICERTDRVMTSRLDFNNDSRKLRITEAVCRGAVETAEKLEAPLIVVATQGGKSARAVRKYFPDATILALTTNETTARQLVLSKGVVAHLVKEIASTDDFYIQGKAMALESGLAQKGDVVVMVSGALVPSGTTNTASVHVL; this is translated from the coding sequence ATGAAAAAGACGAAAATTGTTTGTACTATCGGCCCGAAAACCGAATCCGAAGAGATGCTGAGCAAAATGCTGGACGCCGGCATGAACGTGATGCGTCTGAACTTTTCCCACGGTGACTACGCAGAACACGGTCAGCGTATCCAGAACTTGCGCAACGTGATGAGCAAGACCGGTAAAAAAGCGGCGATCCTGCTCGATACCAAGGGTCCGGAAATCCGTACCATCAAACTGGAGGGCGGTAACGACGTCTCTCTGAAAGCGGGCCAGACCTTCACCTTCACTACCGACAAATCCGTTGTTGGTAACAGCGAAATCGTTGCGGTCACCTATGAAGGCTTCACCAGCGATCTGTCCGTGGGTAACACCGTGCTGGTCGACGATGGTCTGATCGGTATGGAAGTCACCGCTATCGAAGGTAACAAAGTTATCTGTAAAGTGCTGAACAACGGCGACCTGGGCGAAAACAAAGGTGTTAACCTGCCGGGCGTTTCTATCGCGCTGCCAGCACTGGCGGAGAAAGACAAACAGGACCTGATCTTCGGCTGCGAACAAGGCGTTGATTTCGTTGCGGCGTCCTTCATCCGTAAGCGTTCCGACGTAGTTGAAATCCGTGAGCACCTGAAAGCCCACGGCGGCGAGAAGATCCAGATCATCTCCAAAATCGAAAACCAGGAAGGCCTGAACAACTTCGACGAAATCCTCGAAGCGTCTGACGGCATCATGGTTGCTCGTGGCGACCTGGGCGTTGAAATCCCGGTTGAAGAAGTGATCTTCGCGCAGAAGATGATGATCGAGAAATGTGTTCGCGCGCGTAAAGTGGTTATCACCGCCACGCAGATGCTGGACTCCATGATCAAAAACCCACGCCCTACCCGCGCTGAAGCAGGCGACGTGGCGAACGCCATCCTCGACGGTACCGATGCAGTAATGCTGTCCGGTGAATCCGCGAAAGGGAAATACCCTCTGGAAGCGGTCGGCATCATGGCGACCATCTGCGAACGTACTGACCGCGTGATGACCAGCCGTCTGGACTTCAACAACGACAGCCGCAAGCTGCGCATCACTGAAGCAGTATGCCGCGGTGCGGTAGAAACCGCTGAGAAACTGGAAGCGCCACTGATTGTTGTTGCGACCCAGGGCGGTAAATCTGCGCGCGCAGTGCGTAAATACTTCCCGGATGCCACCATCCTGGCCCTGACCACCAACGAAACCACCGCACGTCAGCTGGTGCTGAGCAAAGGCGTGGTTGCGCACCTGGTCAAAGAGATCGCCTCTACTGACGATTTCTACATTCAGGGTAAAGCAATGGCTCTGGAAAGCGGTCTGGCGCAGAAGGGCGACGTGGTTGTAATGGTTTCTGGTGCTCTGGTACCAAGCGGAACAACCAATACTGCCTCCGTTCACGTGCTGTAA
- the ynhH gene encoding protein YnhH — protein sequence MEYKKQRTTSPLLRWAVTQAHFLLHAHLMSPILSACHILFCNTGLTPRRCAPGARFPYPSQLKD from the coding sequence TTGGAATACAAAAAACAACGTACAACTTCTCCTCTCCTTCGTTGGGCTGTCACTCAGGCACACTTTCTTCTGCACGCTCATTTGATGTCTCCTATCCTTAGTGCGTGTCATATACTCTTTTGCAACACAGGTTTGACTCCGCGGCGGTGCGCCCCCGGAGCGAGATTTCCATATCCTTCCCAACTTAAAGACTAA
- a CDS encoding trans-sulfuration enzyme family protein: MKNLATLSVHSGAFNDPHGAVMPPIYATSTFAQPSPGEHTGYEYSRSGNPTRHALETAIAELEGGTRGYAFASGLAAISTVLELLDKDSHIVAIDDVYGGTYRLIENVRKRSTGLQVSWVKPDDLAGLEAAIRPETRMVWVETPTNPLLKLADLTAIAAIARRHNVISVADNTFASPVIHRPLASGFDIVVHSATKYLNGHSDVVAGLAVVGDNPALADQLGYLQNAVGGVLDPFSSFLTLRGIRTLALRVEKHSSNALEIAQWLAQHPLVEKVFYPGLESHPQYQLARTQMALPGGMISVVVKGDAQRASEVIRNLKLFTLAESLGGVESLVSQPYSMTHASIPLEQRLANGIVPQLIRLSVGIEDPKDLIADLSQALQK; encoded by the coding sequence ATGAAAAACCTGGCAACCCTGAGCGTCCACAGCGGCGCATTCAACGACCCGCACGGCGCCGTCATGCCGCCGATTTACGCCACGTCGACGTTTGCGCAACCGTCACCGGGCGAGCATACCGGCTATGAATATTCCCGCAGCGGCAACCCAACGCGCCATGCGCTGGAAACCGCCATCGCCGAACTGGAGGGCGGCACGCGCGGCTACGCCTTTGCTTCCGGTCTGGCGGCCATCTCCACGGTGCTCGAACTGCTGGATAAAGACAGCCATATCGTCGCCATTGATGACGTTTACGGCGGGACGTATCGCCTGATTGAAAACGTGCGCAAACGCAGTACGGGCCTGCAGGTCAGCTGGGTTAAGCCGGACGACTTAGCCGGGCTTGAGGCCGCCATTCGCCCGGAGACCCGCATGGTGTGGGTCGAAACGCCGACCAACCCGCTGCTGAAGCTGGCGGATCTGACGGCCATTGCGGCGATCGCCCGTCGTCATAACGTCATCAGCGTGGCGGATAACACGTTCGCATCGCCGGTGATCCACCGCCCGCTGGCGTCCGGTTTCGATATCGTGGTGCACTCCGCCACCAAATACCTTAACGGGCACTCTGACGTGGTGGCCGGGCTGGCAGTGGTGGGAGATAATCCGGCGCTGGCGGACCAGCTTGGCTATCTGCAAAATGCGGTCGGTGGTGTCCTGGATCCGTTCAGCAGCTTCCTGACCCTGCGCGGTATCCGCACGCTTGCGCTGAGGGTAGAAAAGCACAGCAGCAACGCGCTGGAGATTGCGCAATGGCTGGCGCAGCATCCTCTGGTCGAAAAAGTGTTCTATCCCGGCCTGGAATCGCATCCGCAGTACCAGCTAGCCCGCACCCAGATGGCGCTCCCCGGTGGCATGATTTCCGTCGTGGTGAAAGGCGATGCGCAACGCGCCAGCGAGGTGATTCGCAACCTGAAGCTGTTCACCCTCGCGGAAAGCCTGGGCGGCGTGGAGAGCCTGGTGAGCCAGCCTTACAGCATGACGCACGCCTCGATTCCGCTGGAACAACGGCTGGCAAACGGCATTGTGCCGCAGCTGATCCGCCTGTCGGTGGGGATTGAAGATCCGAAAGACCTGATTGCCGACCTCAGCCAGGCGCTGCAAAAATAA
- a CDS encoding pyridoxal-phosphate dependent enzyme yields MTIYHSVTELIGRTPLIQLHKLDTGPCSLFLKLENQNPGGSIKDRVALSMINEAERTGQLQPGGTIIEATAGNTGLGLALIAAQKGYSLILVVPDKMSREKIFHLRALGAQVVLTRSDVNKGHPAYYQDYARRLANELPGAFYIDQFNNVANPLAHRTTTAPELYEQLDGRIDAIVVGVGSGGTLGGLQAWFAEHSPHTEFVLADPAGSVLADQVETGRYRDAGSWLVEGIGEDFIPPLAHIEGVNRAWRISDREAFATARELLKTEGILAGSSSGTLLAAALKYCQAQTTPKRVVTFACDSGNKYLSKMFNDDWMRQQGLITRPQAGDLSDYIALRHDEGATVTAAPDDTLSTVLARMRLYDISQLPVLENGKVVGIIDEWDLLRHIGGDGDRFTLPVTAAMTRQVEFLDKRAPESALHAIFDRGLVAVINDNDHFLGLITRSDVLTAWRNRLQQ; encoded by the coding sequence ATGACGATTTACCACTCTGTCACCGAACTGATTGGCCGCACGCCGCTGATCCAGCTGCATAAGCTTGATACCGGTCCCTGCTCGCTGTTTCTGAAGCTGGAGAACCAGAACCCCGGCGGCTCGATTAAAGACCGCGTTGCGCTGTCGATGATTAACGAAGCGGAACGCACCGGCCAGCTGCAGCCGGGCGGCACGATTATTGAGGCCACGGCGGGCAATACCGGCCTCGGCCTGGCCCTGATCGCCGCCCAGAAAGGCTACTCGCTGATCCTCGTAGTGCCCGACAAAATGAGCCGCGAGAAGATTTTCCACCTGCGCGCGCTGGGTGCCCAGGTGGTGCTGACCCGCTCGGACGTGAATAAGGGCCACCCCGCCTATTACCAGGATTACGCCCGGCGTCTGGCTAACGAGCTGCCCGGCGCGTTTTACATCGACCAGTTTAATAACGTGGCCAACCCGCTGGCGCACCGCACCACCACGGCACCGGAGCTGTACGAGCAGCTTGACGGCAGAATTGACGCCATCGTGGTCGGCGTCGGCTCAGGCGGCACGCTGGGCGGCCTGCAGGCGTGGTTCGCCGAGCACTCTCCGCACACGGAGTTTGTCCTGGCTGACCCGGCCGGATCCGTTCTCGCTGACCAGGTGGAAACCGGACGCTACCGCGACGCGGGCTCCTGGCTGGTAGAGGGCATTGGCGAAGACTTTATTCCCCCGCTGGCCCACATCGAAGGGGTGAATCGCGCCTGGCGCATCTCCGACCGCGAAGCGTTCGCCACCGCGCGCGAGCTGCTGAAAACGGAAGGCATTCTGGCGGGCTCCTCCAGCGGCACGCTGCTGGCGGCGGCGCTGAAGTATTGCCAGGCGCAGACCACGCCGAAGCGCGTGGTGACCTTTGCCTGTGACAGCGGCAATAAGTATCTATCGAAGATGTTTAACGACGACTGGATGCGCCAGCAGGGGCTTATCACGCGCCCTCAGGCGGGGGATCTCTCCGACTACATTGCCCTGCGCCATGATGAAGGCGCTACCGTCACCGCCGCGCCGGACGATACGCTTTCCACCGTGCTGGCACGCATGCGCCTGTATGACATCTCTCAGCTGCCGGTCCTGGAGAACGGCAAGGTGGTGGGCATTATCGACGAGTGGGATCTGCTGCGGCATATCGGCGGCGACGGCGACCGCTTTACCCTGCCGGTCACGGCGGCCATGACCCGTCAGGTGGAATTTCTTGATAAACGTGCCCCGGAGAGCGCCCTGCACGCCATCTTCGACCGCGGTCTGGTGGCCGTGATTAACGACAATGACCATTTTCTCGGCCTGATTACGCGCAGCGACGTCCTGACCGCGTGGCGCAATCGTCTACAGCAATAA
- a CDS encoding methionine ABC transporter ATP-binding protein, which yields MIVLSNISKIFDNGKVALTAVDNVNLTIEQGQIYGIIGYSGAGKSTLIRLLNGLEKPSAGSVTINGQDISAAKGEALRQARLKISMVFQHFNLLWSRTVSENIAFSMQIAGVPKAKIKARVAELVELVGLKGRENAYPSQLSGGQKQRVGIARALANNPDVLLCDEATSALDPQTTDQILDLLLDINRRFKLTIVLITHEMHVVRKICDRVAVMENGKVVEEGDVLSVFTHPQQPITQQFVRQVSQYAEEETFNTELASDLEGTVIRLTFTGHSTHKPIVGELTLRYGLPFNILHGKMTQTAHGVFGQLWVHVAASDEQLNNILADLQHSDIEGKVIKHV from the coding sequence ATGATTGTACTGAGCAATATTTCGAAGATTTTTGACAACGGAAAGGTGGCACTCACAGCCGTTGATAACGTCAATTTGACGATAGAGCAGGGACAGATTTACGGAATTATCGGTTACAGCGGCGCCGGGAAAAGCACGCTGATTCGCCTGCTGAACGGTCTGGAGAAACCCAGCGCCGGGAGCGTCACCATTAACGGGCAGGATATCTCCGCCGCAAAAGGTGAAGCACTGCGCCAGGCGCGTCTGAAGATAAGCATGGTGTTTCAGCACTTCAACCTGCTGTGGTCGCGCACGGTGAGTGAGAACATTGCTTTCTCTATGCAAATTGCCGGTGTGCCAAAAGCGAAGATTAAGGCGCGCGTCGCCGAACTGGTTGAGCTGGTTGGCCTGAAGGGACGCGAAAATGCGTATCCGTCGCAGCTGAGCGGCGGGCAAAAGCAGCGCGTGGGGATTGCGCGCGCGCTGGCCAACAACCCCGATGTGCTGCTCTGCGATGAGGCTACGTCCGCGCTCGACCCGCAGACCACCGATCAGATCCTCGATCTGCTGCTGGACATTAACCGCCGCTTCAAACTCACCATCGTGCTGATCACTCACGAGATGCACGTGGTGCGCAAAATCTGCGACCGCGTGGCGGTGATGGAGAACGGCAAAGTGGTGGAAGAGGGCGACGTGCTGAGCGTCTTTACCCATCCACAGCAGCCGATTACGCAGCAGTTTGTCCGCCAGGTGAGCCAGTACGCCGAGGAAGAGACCTTCAACACCGAACTGGCAAGCGATCTGGAAGGCACGGTGATCAGGCTGACCTTTACCGGACACAGCACGCACAAGCCGATTGTCGGGGAACTCACCCTGCGCTACGGCCTGCCGTTTAACATCCTGCACGGAAAAATGACGCAGACCGCCCACGGTGTTTTCGGGCAGCTCTGGGTCCACGTGGCGGCATCCGATGAACAACTGAACAATATCCTCGCCGACCTGCAGCACAGCGATATTGAAGGCAAGGTAATTAAACATGTTTGA
- a CDS encoding methionine ABC transporter permease yields the protein MFENLFPHLKWDQLWAATLETLYMTALSGVATFVLGIVLGLALFLTARGGLFHNRTVYSVISIVVNVFRSIPFIILIVLLIPFTKTVVGTILGANAALPALIVGAAPFYARLVEIALREVDKGVIEATRSMGARLSTLVFRVLLPESSPALVSGITVTLIALVSYSAMAGVIGAGGLGNLAYLEGFQRNHGDVTLVATVTILIIVFIIQFCGDVITSLLDKR from the coding sequence ATGTTTGAGAATCTCTTTCCGCATCTCAAGTGGGATCAGCTCTGGGCTGCAACGCTGGAGACGCTGTACATGACCGCGCTGTCCGGCGTGGCGACCTTTGTTCTGGGCATCGTGCTGGGGCTGGCGCTGTTTTTAACTGCGCGCGGTGGCTTGTTCCACAACCGCACGGTCTACAGCGTCATTTCGATTGTGGTGAACGTGTTCCGCTCTATTCCGTTCATCATTCTCATCGTTCTGCTGATCCCGTTCACCAAGACCGTCGTCGGCACCATCCTTGGCGCTAACGCGGCGCTGCCGGCCCTGATTGTCGGTGCCGCGCCGTTCTACGCGCGTCTGGTGGAGATCGCCCTGCGCGAAGTGGACAAAGGGGTCATTGAAGCAACGCGCTCGATGGGCGCACGACTGAGCACGCTCGTGTTTCGGGTTTTACTGCCGGAATCATCACCTGCACTGGTATCAGGTATTACGGTGACGCTGATTGCGCTGGTGAGCTACAGCGCCATGGCGGGGGTGATTGGCGCCGGTGGTTTGGGAAATCTGGCTTATCTGGAAGGATTCCAGCGCAACCATGGTGACGTCACGCTGGTGGCAACGGTGACCATTTTAATCATCGTTTTCATTATCCAGTTCTGCGGCGATGTCATTACTTCACTGTTAGATAAACGCTAA
- a CDS encoding MetQ/NlpA family ABC transporter substrate-binding protein yields MKKTLTLIAAATLSALSFASWADTLTVGASNTPHAEILEQAKPILAKQGIDLEIKPFQDYILPNTALAGHDIDANYFQHIPYLNSVLKDHAGDKDYDFISAGAIHIEPIGIYSKKYKSLKDLPEGGKIIMRDAVSEEGRILSIFEKEGVIKLKPGIDKVTARISDIVENPKKLKFTPNVEASLLPQMYNNDEGDAVVINANYAIDAGLDPVHDPIAVESGENNPYANIITVHRGDEKKKDIVALVNVLHSKEIQDWIRTKYKGAVIPVNN; encoded by the coding sequence ATGAAAAAGACACTGACACTGATCGCCGCCGCAACCCTGAGCGCCCTGAGCTTCGCCTCCTGGGCCGACACCCTGACCGTGGGCGCATCCAACACGCCGCACGCCGAAATTCTGGAGCAGGCCAAGCCGATTCTGGCGAAGCAGGGTATCGACCTGGAGATTAAACCGTTCCAGGACTACATTCTGCCGAACACTGCGCTGGCGGGTCATGACATCGACGCGAACTATTTCCAGCACATTCCTTACCTGAACAGCGTGCTGAAAGATCATGCTGGCGATAAAGACTACGATTTTATCAGTGCGGGCGCGATCCACATTGAGCCAATCGGCATCTACTCAAAAAAATACAAATCCCTGAAGGACCTGCCGGAAGGCGGCAAGATCATCATGCGTGATGCGGTTTCCGAGGAAGGCCGTATTCTCTCCATCTTCGAAAAAGAGGGCGTGATCAAGCTGAAGCCGGGCATCGACAAAGTGACGGCGCGCATCAGCGATATCGTTGAGAACCCGAAAAAACTGAAGTTCACGCCGAACGTGGAAGCGTCCCTGCTGCCGCAGATGTACAACAACGACGAAGGCGACGCGGTGGTGATTAACGCCAACTATGCGATAGACGCCGGTCTGGATCCGGTTCACGACCCGATTGCGGTAGAGAGCGGTGAAAACAACCCGTACGCCAACATCATTACCGTGCATCGCGGCGACGAGAAAAAGAAAGACATCGTCGCGCTGGTGAACGTGCTGCACTCCAAAGAGATTCAGGACTGGATCCGCACCAAATACAAAGGCGCGGTCATTCCAGTAAACAACTAA
- the fumD gene encoding fumarate hydratase FumD, which produces MGNVTKDEALYQEMCRVVGKVVLEMRDLGQEPKHIVIAGVLRTALANQRIKRSALTTEAMETVVKALAG; this is translated from the coding sequence ATGGGTAACGTGACCAAAGATGAAGCGCTGTACCAGGAGATGTGCCGGGTGGTCGGAAAGGTGGTGCTGGAGATGCGTGATTTAGGGCAGGAGCCGAAGCATATTGTCATTGCGGGCGTGCTGCGCACGGCGCTGGCGAACCAGCGCATCAAGCGCAGCGCACTGACAACCGAAGCGATGGAAACGGTGGTTAAGGCGCTGGCCGGCTAA
- a CDS encoding amino acid ABC transporter permease, protein MIAGFNVIVENLDYLLWGRTAAGEPGGVLLSLLMAAGAVLLALPGGVALACLAWRYPGLVRRGLFLWAELIRGIPLIFVIFWMWYLLPLITGGDLPGALTVTLALAWFTAASVMHSVFAGLRALPAGQNEAALSQGFSTQQTLWRVLLPQTLRNILPSLVGIFISLLKDTSLAFIVNVPELTTVAGQVNNRVQIYPAAIFIFTGAVYYLLCCSLEQVAKRWRVSRPAP, encoded by the coding sequence ATGATTGCAGGATTTAACGTTATTGTCGAAAACCTGGATTATCTGCTGTGGGGACGAACGGCAGCGGGTGAACCCGGCGGCGTACTGCTTTCGCTGCTGATGGCCGCAGGGGCCGTCCTGCTTGCGCTTCCCGGCGGCGTGGCGCTGGCGTGCCTCGCCTGGCGCTATCCTGGGCTGGTGCGCAGGGGGCTTTTTCTGTGGGCGGAGTTGATTCGCGGTATTCCCCTGATTTTTGTGATTTTCTGGATGTGGTACCTGTTGCCGCTGATCACCGGCGGGGATCTGCCGGGGGCGCTGACCGTGACGCTGGCGCTGGCCTGGTTTACGGCGGCATCGGTGATGCATTCGGTTTTTGCCGGGCTCAGGGCGCTCCCAGCGGGTCAAAACGAGGCCGCGCTGTCTCAGGGGTTCAGCACGCAGCAAACCCTGTGGCGCGTGCTGCTGCCGCAGACGCTGAGAAATATTTTGCCGTCGCTGGTGGGAATTTTTATCAGCCTGCTGAAGGATACGTCGCTGGCATTCATCGTCAACGTCCCGGAGCTAACCACGGTGGCGGGACAGGTCAACAACCGGGTGCAAATCTACCCGGCGGCCATCTTTATCTTTACGGGTGCGGTCTATTACCTGCTCTGCTGCTCGCTTGAACAGGTCGCGAAACGCTGGCGCGTTAGCCGGCCAGCGCCTTAA